Proteins from a genomic interval of Lelliottia amnigena:
- the amiD gene encoding N-acetylmuramoyl-L-alanine amidase, whose protein sequence is MKRLLSLSLLALLLVGCAGEKGIVDKGTYELDTRHQAQAAYPRIKVLVIHYTADDFDSSLATLTDKHVSSHYLIPAKPPAPDGKPRIWQLVPESELAWHAGVSFWRGTNRINDTSIGIELENRGWQKTGSVKTFTPFEPAQIAALIPLAKDIIARYDIKPQNVVAHSDIAPQRKDDPGPLFPWHALAQQGIGAWPDPARVAFYLNGKPPYQSVEPAALLDLLARYGYDVPENSTEAQHKRIIMAFQMHYRPERWNGIADAESMAIAEALLEKYGQG, encoded by the coding sequence ATGAAACGTCTGCTGTCTCTTTCCCTGCTGGCCTTGCTGCTGGTGGGATGCGCGGGAGAAAAGGGCATCGTCGATAAAGGGACGTATGAGCTGGATACCCGTCATCAGGCGCAGGCTGCCTATCCACGCATTAAAGTGTTGGTGATCCACTATACAGCAGATGATTTCGACAGTTCGCTGGCAACGCTGACCGATAAACACGTCAGCTCGCATTATCTTATTCCCGCTAAACCGCCTGCGCCGGACGGCAAACCGCGCATCTGGCAACTGGTGCCTGAAAGCGAGCTGGCCTGGCATGCGGGCGTGAGTTTCTGGCGCGGCACGAACCGTATTAACGATACCTCGATTGGCATTGAGCTGGAAAATCGGGGCTGGCAGAAAACGGGTAGCGTGAAGACCTTTACCCCGTTTGAGCCTGCGCAAATTGCCGCGTTGATTCCGCTCGCCAAAGACATTATTGCCCGGTACGACATCAAGCCGCAGAACGTGGTGGCGCATTCTGATATTGCCCCGCAGCGCAAAGACGATCCTGGCCCGCTATTCCCGTGGCACGCGCTGGCCCAGCAGGGGATTGGCGCATGGCCCGATCCGGCTCGCGTCGCATTTTATCTTAACGGAAAGCCGCCGTATCAGAGCGTGGAACCTGCCGCGTTGCTCGATCTTCTGGCGCGTTACGGGTATGACGTGCCGGAAAATAGCACGGAGGCGCAGCATAAGCGCATTATTATGGCGTTTCAGATGCACTACCGTCCCGAGCGCTGGAACGGTATTGCGGATGCGGAATCTATGGCGATTGCCGAGGCGTTATTAGAAAAGTACGGGCAGGGATAA
- the ybjP gene encoding lipoprotein, translating into MRYSALTLLVPCALLLSACTTPVTPAFKDIGTRSGPCIDGGPDAVAQQFYDYRIQHRNNDITALRPYLSDNLAKLLSDATRDPQHNALLQSDPFSSRTTPPDSAAVASASTIPNTDARNIPLRVKLTQGDQSWQDEVLMIREGHCWAIDDVRYIGGSVHAPAGTLRQSIENR; encoded by the coding sequence ATGCGCTATTCTGCTTTGACGCTTTTGGTGCCTTGTGCGCTGCTGCTCAGCGCCTGCACCACGCCTGTTACACCGGCATTCAAGGACATCGGAACCCGCAGCGGCCCTTGCATTGACGGCGGTCCTGATGCGGTAGCCCAGCAGTTTTACGACTACCGTATCCAGCATCGCAACAACGACATCACCGCCCTGCGCCCCTACCTGAGCGACAACCTGGCGAAACTGCTGAGCGATGCCACTCGCGACCCGCAACACAACGCGCTGCTCCAGTCCGATCCGTTCTCCAGTCGCACCACGCCGCCTGACAGCGCAGCGGTCGCCAGCGCCTCCACGATTCCGAATACCGATGCGCGAAACATCCCGTTAAGAGTGAAACTGACTCAGGGCGACCAGTCCTGGCAGGACGAAGTGCTGATGATCCGCGAAGGCCATTGTTGGGCGATTGATGACGTTCGCTATATCGGTGGCAGCGTACATGCCCCGGCTGGCACGCTGCGCCAGTCGATTGAAAATCGCTGA
- the ltaE gene encoding L-threonine aldolase, producing MIDLRSDTVTRPSRAMLEEMMAAPVGDDVYGDDPTVNELQRYAAELSGKEAALFLPTGTQANLVALLSHCERGEEYIVGQGAHNYLYEAGGAAVLGSIQPQPIDAASDGSLPLDKVAAKIKADDIHFARTKLLSLENTHNGKVLPREYLKAAWAFTRERNLALHVDGARIFNAVVEYGCELKEITQYCDTFTICLSKGLGTPVGSLLVGDADYIKRANRWRKMTGGGMRQAGILAAAGLYALKNNVARLKDDHDNAAWMATQLREIGADVMRHDTNMLFIRVGDENAAALGEFMKSRGVLLNASPVVRLVMHLDVSREQLSDVVKHWQAFLQR from the coding sequence ATGATTGATTTACGCAGTGATACCGTCACCCGTCCGAGTCGCGCCATGCTTGAAGAGATGATGGCCGCACCGGTCGGGGACGACGTGTACGGTGACGACCCAACGGTCAACGAACTCCAGCGCTATGCCGCGGAATTAAGCGGGAAAGAGGCGGCGCTGTTCCTGCCCACCGGCACGCAGGCCAATCTGGTCGCATTGCTCAGCCATTGCGAGCGCGGCGAAGAGTATATTGTGGGCCAGGGCGCACATAACTATCTGTACGAAGCCGGTGGCGCCGCGGTGCTCGGCAGCATTCAGCCGCAGCCGATTGATGCCGCGTCTGACGGCTCCCTGCCGCTGGATAAAGTCGCGGCCAAAATCAAAGCCGACGATATACATTTTGCACGGACCAAACTGCTCAGTCTGGAAAATACCCATAACGGGAAAGTCCTTCCGCGCGAATACCTGAAAGCCGCGTGGGCATTCACCCGCGAGCGCAATCTGGCGCTGCATGTCGACGGCGCGCGCATCTTTAACGCCGTGGTGGAATATGGCTGCGAGCTGAAAGAGATTACTCAATACTGCGATACGTTCACGATTTGTCTTTCAAAAGGTCTGGGGACGCCGGTCGGATCGCTATTGGTCGGCGATGCGGATTACATCAAGCGCGCCAACCGCTGGCGTAAAATGACCGGCGGCGGCATGCGTCAGGCCGGTATTCTGGCCGCAGCTGGACTGTATGCGCTGAAAAACAACGTTGCGCGCCTGAAAGACGATCATGACAATGCCGCGTGGATGGCGACTCAACTGCGTGAAATCGGCGCGGATGTGATGCGTCACGATACCAATATGCTGTTCATTCGCGTGGGTGATGAAAACGCCGCTGCGCTGGGTGAATTCATGAAATCCCGTGGCGTGCTGTTAAACGCATCCCCAGTGGTGCGCCTGGTAATGCACCTTGACGTCAGTCGCGAGCAGCTTTCTGACGTGGTGAAACACTGGCAGGCCTTTTTACAGCGCTAA
- the ybjQ gene encoding protein YbjQ codes for MQFSTTPTLEGQPIVEYCGVVTGEAILGANIFRDFFAGIRDIVGGRSGAYEKELRKAREIAFKELGEQAKALGADAVVGIDIDYETVGKDASMLMVSVSGTAVKTRR; via the coding sequence ATGCAATTTTCAACAACTCCAACGCTGGAAGGGCAGCCGATTGTCGAGTACTGCGGCGTGGTAACGGGTGAGGCCATTCTGGGGGCGAATATTTTTCGCGACTTTTTTGCTGGCATCCGCGATATCGTCGGTGGGCGTTCCGGAGCTTATGAAAAAGAGCTGCGCAAGGCGCGCGAAATCGCGTTCAAAGAGCTCGGCGAGCAGGCCAAAGCGTTGGGCGCTGATGCGGTTGTGGGGATTGATATCGACTATGAAACGGTCGGTAAAGACGCCAGCATGCTGATGGTGAGCGTCAGCGGTACCGCGGTGAAAACGCGTCGATGA
- the hcr gene encoding HCP oxidoreductase — protein sequence MCGRFHCCAMTSIRTVRVSMRWLAFAMLPTRCVRTPFSSTPGVSEYITLTIRRIDEGAGSQWLTNDVKRGDYIWLSDAQGDFTCDDKADDKFLMLAAGCGVTPVMSMRRWLAKNRPHADVQVIFSVRSPDDVIFADEWRNYPVTMVAENNATHGFVAGRLSRELLQSVPDIASRTVMTCGPAPYMDIVEKEVHALGVTRFFKEQFFTPVAEAATSGVKFTKLQPAQTFFGRVGTTLLEALESNKVPIVAACRAGVCGCCKTKVVSGDYTVNSTMTLTEAEIADGYVLACSCHPQGDLVLA from the coding sequence ATGTGTGGACGCTTTCACTGCTGTGCCATGACTTCTATCCGTACCGTGCGGGTCAGTATGCGCTGGTTAGCGTTCGCAATGCTGCCGACACGCTGCGTGCGTACACCCTTTTCCTCGACACCGGGCGTGAGCGAGTACATTACGCTCACCATCCGCCGTATTGACGAGGGCGCGGGATCGCAGTGGCTGACCAACGACGTTAAGCGCGGGGATTATATTTGGCTCTCCGATGCGCAGGGGGATTTCACCTGCGACGACAAAGCCGACGATAAATTCCTGATGCTGGCTGCGGGTTGTGGCGTAACGCCGGTGATGTCGATGCGTCGCTGGCTGGCAAAAAATCGTCCGCACGCTGACGTGCAGGTTATCTTTAGCGTGCGCTCCCCCGACGATGTGATTTTTGCCGACGAATGGCGAAATTATCCTGTGACGATGGTGGCAGAAAATAACGCCACTCACGGTTTTGTCGCCGGTCGTCTGAGCCGTGAACTGCTGCAAAGCGTGCCGGATATCGCGTCGCGTACGGTAATGACCTGTGGGCCTGCGCCGTACATGGACATTGTCGAAAAAGAGGTACACGCGCTCGGGGTGACTCGCTTCTTTAAAGAGCAGTTCTTCACGCCAGTGGCAGAAGCCGCAACCAGCGGCGTGAAATTCACCAAGCTACAACCGGCGCAGACCTTTTTCGGTCGCGTTGGCACCACGCTGCTGGAAGCGCTGGAAAGCAACAAGGTTCCGATTGTCGCCGCCTGCCGTGCTGGCGTGTGCGGTTGCTGCAAAACGAAAGTGGTGTCCGGTGACTATACCGTCAACAGCACCATGACGCTGACAGAGGCAGAAATCGCCGACGGCTACGTGCTGGCCTGTTCCTGTCATCCGCAGGGTGATTTGGTACTGGCGTAA
- the artI gene encoding ABC transporter arginine-binding protein 2, which translates to MKKVLIAALLASISLSATAAQTIRFATEASYPPFESIDANNKIVGFDVDLANALCKEIDATCTFTNQSFDSLIPSLKFKRIDAVMAGMDITPEREKQVLFSTPYYDNSALFIGQKGKFASIDLLKGKKVGVQNGTTHQKFIMDKHPEITTVPYDSYQNAKLDLQNGRIDAVFGDTAVVTEWLKANDKLAAVGDKVTDKDYFGTGLGIAVRQGNTELQQKFNAALEKVKKDGTYETIYAKWFQK; encoded by the coding sequence ATGAAAAAAGTATTGATTGCCGCACTGCTTGCTAGCATCAGCCTTTCCGCTACCGCAGCACAGACTATCCGCTTTGCCACCGAAGCCTCTTATCCTCCGTTTGAGTCTATCGATGCAAACAACAAAATTGTGGGCTTTGACGTGGACCTGGCAAACGCGTTGTGTAAAGAGATCGATGCGACCTGCACCTTCACCAACCAGTCTTTCGATAGCCTGATCCCAAGCCTGAAATTCAAGCGCATCGATGCGGTCATGGCCGGTATGGACATCACCCCTGAGCGTGAAAAACAGGTTCTGTTCTCTACCCCTTACTATGACAACTCCGCCCTGTTCATCGGTCAGAAAGGCAAATTTGCCTCTATTGATCTGCTGAAAGGCAAAAAAGTCGGCGTACAGAACGGCACAACGCACCAGAAATTCATCATGGATAAACATCCGGAAATCACCACCGTGCCTTATGACAGCTACCAGAATGCGAAACTGGATCTGCAAAACGGGCGTATCGACGCGGTATTTGGTGATACCGCTGTGGTTACCGAATGGCTGAAAGCCAACGATAAGCTGGCGGCAGTCGGCGATAAAGTGACCGACAAAGATTACTTCGGCACGGGTCTGGGCATCGCGGTACGTCAGGGCAACACGGAATTGCAGCAGAAATTCAACGCTGCGCTCGAAAAAGTGAAAAAAGACGGCACCTACGAAACCATCTATGCCAAATGGTTCCAGAAGTAA
- a CDS encoding NAD-dependent epimerase/dehydratase, translated as MPQRILVLGASGYIGQHLTSALGEQGHQVLAAARNTERLQKLNLPNVSCHNVDLNWPKELPVLLEGVDTLYYLVHSMGEGGDFIAHERQVALNVRDALLKTSVKQIIFLSSLQAPESEQSDHLRARQLTGEMLRSATIPLTELRAGIIVGAGSAAFEVMRDMVYNLPVLTPPRWVRSRTTPIALENLLHYLMELLNHPSAQHRVLEAAGPEVLSYQEQFEHFMRVSGRRRLLVPIPFPTSWISVWFLNVITSVPPTTAKALIQGLKHDLLADDRELQALIPQDLIRFDDAVRNTLKEEEKLVNSSDWGYDAQAFARWRPEYGYYAKQAGYTVKTRASLEALWEVVNQIGGKERYFFGNILWQTRGMLDLLVGHKLAKGRPEHAMLQPGDTVDSWKVIIVEPEKQLALLFGMKAPGLGRLCFTLKDKGDHRELDVRAWWHPHGMPGLFYWLLMIPAHLFIFRGMAKRIAHLAEHKSEKI; from the coding sequence GTGCCGCAACGTATTCTGGTGCTCGGCGCCAGTGGCTATATCGGTCAGCATTTGACGTCCGCATTAGGTGAGCAAGGACATCAGGTGCTGGCGGCGGCACGCAATACTGAGCGCCTCCAGAAGCTGAACCTGCCCAACGTCAGCTGTCACAATGTTGATCTCAACTGGCCAAAGGAATTGCCCGTCCTGCTGGAGGGCGTCGATACGCTCTATTATCTGGTGCACAGCATGGGCGAAGGCGGTGATTTTATCGCGCATGAGCGCCAGGTGGCGTTGAACGTGCGCGACGCCCTGCTGAAAACGTCCGTTAAGCAGATCATTTTCTTAAGCTCGTTGCAAGCGCCTGAAAGCGAGCAGTCCGATCATCTGCGCGCGCGTCAGCTTACGGGTGAAATGCTGCGCAGCGCCACTATTCCGCTTACCGAATTACGTGCCGGGATCATCGTGGGCGCAGGATCGGCGGCATTTGAAGTGATGCGCGATATGGTTTACAACCTGCCGGTGCTGACGCCGCCGCGCTGGGTACGCTCGCGTACCACGCCGATTGCGCTGGAAAATCTGCTGCATTATCTGATGGAACTGCTGAATCATCCCAGCGCGCAGCATCGCGTGCTGGAAGCCGCCGGGCCGGAAGTGTTGAGCTATCAGGAACAGTTTGAGCATTTTATGAGGGTTAGCGGGCGTCGCCGCTTGCTGGTACCCATCCCCTTCCCAACCAGCTGGATCTCCGTCTGGTTTTTGAACGTCATTACGTCCGTTCCGCCGACGACAGCCAAAGCGCTGATCCAAGGGCTTAAACACGATCTGCTGGCCGATGACCGCGAATTGCAGGCGCTGATCCCGCAAGATCTGATCCGTTTCGACGACGCGGTGCGCAACACGCTAAAAGAAGAAGAGAAGCTGGTGAACTCCAGCGACTGGGGTTACGACGCGCAGGCCTTTGCCCGCTGGCGTCCGGAGTACGGATATTACGCCAAACAGGCGGGCTACACGGTGAAAACCCGCGCCAGCCTCGAAGCACTCTGGGAAGTGGTCAATCAAATTGGCGGCAAAGAGCGCTATTTCTTTGGCAATATTCTCTGGCAAACGCGCGGCATGCTGGATCTGCTGGTGGGACACAAGCTGGCAAAAGGCCGGCCTGAACACGCCATGCTGCAGCCAGGCGATACGGTCGATAGCTGGAAAGTGATCATCGTCGAGCCCGAAAAACAGCTGGCGCTGCTGTTCGGTATGAAAGCGCCAGGCCTTGGGCGATTGTGCTTCACGCTGAAAGACAAAGGCGATCACCGCGAACTGGACGTGCGCGCGTGGTGGCACCCGCACGGAATGCCGGGGCTTTTCTACTGGCTGTTGATGATCCCGGCGCACCTGTTTATCTTCCGCGGCATGGCAAAACGGATTGCGCATCTTGCAGAACACAAGTCAGAAAAAATCTGA
- the artP_1 gene encoding arginine transporter ATP-binding subunit, with translation MSIQLNGINCFYGAHQALFDITLNCPEGETLVLLGPSGAGKSSLLRVLNLLEMPRSGTLAIAGNHFDFAKTPSDKAIRDLRQNVGMVFQQYNLWPHLTVQQNLIEAPCRVLGLSKDQALARAEKLLERLRLKPYSDRYPLHLSGGQQQRVAIARALMMEPAVLLFDEPTAALDPEITAQIVSIIRELAETNITQVIVTHEVEVARKTASRVVYMENGLIVEQGDASCFTAPQTDAFKNYLSH, from the coding sequence ATGAGTATTCAACTAAACGGCATTAACTGCTTCTACGGCGCACACCAGGCGCTGTTCGACATCACGCTGAACTGCCCCGAGGGCGAAACGCTGGTTTTACTTGGCCCAAGCGGCGCAGGTAAAAGCTCACTTCTGCGCGTCCTCAATCTACTTGAAATGCCACGCTCCGGTACGCTTGCGATCGCCGGCAATCACTTTGATTTTGCCAAAACGCCGTCCGATAAAGCGATCCGCGATTTGCGCCAGAACGTCGGCATGGTCTTTCAGCAATATAATCTCTGGCCGCACCTGACCGTGCAGCAAAACCTGATTGAAGCGCCCTGTCGTGTGCTGGGTTTGAGCAAAGATCAGGCGCTGGCGCGTGCCGAAAAATTACTGGAACGTCTGCGCCTGAAACCGTACAGCGATCGCTATCCACTGCATCTTTCTGGCGGTCAACAGCAGCGCGTTGCCATTGCACGCGCCCTGATGATGGAACCCGCTGTTCTGCTGTTCGATGAACCAACCGCCGCGCTGGACCCAGAAATTACCGCCCAGATCGTCAGCATTATCCGCGAACTGGCTGAAACGAATATCACGCAAGTCATCGTGACGCACGAAGTGGAAGTGGCGCGCAAAACCGCCAGCCGCGTGGTGTATATGGAAAACGGTCTTATCGTCGAGCAAGGGGATGCGAGCTGCTTCACCGCTCCGCAAACTGACGCCTTTAAAAACTATTTATCTCACTGA
- a CDS encoding DoxX family protein — translation MVKSLLIAVNKTLTHEDFGKLLLRLAVGGLMLFHGMHKLIGGVDGISGMLVAKGLPGFIAYGVLIGEVVAPVLIVLGILTRPAALVLAFTMIVAWLMVGTGKTFALDAVGAWAIESLVYFFIGALAVAFLGAGRYALAKDPAWK, via the coding sequence ATGGTTAAATCATTGTTAATTGCTGTTAATAAAACGCTAACGCATGAAGATTTTGGCAAGCTGTTACTGCGATTGGCCGTTGGTGGGTTAATGCTGTTCCACGGGATGCACAAGCTGATTGGCGGCGTGGATGGCATTAGCGGCATGCTGGTGGCAAAAGGATTACCAGGGTTTATCGCCTATGGTGTGTTGATTGGCGAAGTGGTTGCGCCTGTGCTGATTGTGCTGGGCATTCTGACGCGTCCGGCAGCGCTGGTGCTGGCCTTTACGATGATTGTCGCCTGGCTGATGGTCGGCACCGGCAAAACGTTCGCGCTGGACGCAGTAGGCGCATGGGCGATCGAAAGTCTGGTGTATTTCTTTATCGGCGCGTTAGCCGTGGCGTTTTTAGGTGCTGGGCGCTATGCCTTAGCCAAAGACCCGGCCTGGAAGTAA
- the poxB gene encoding pyruvate dehydrogenase: MKQTVAAYVAKTLEQAGVKRIWGVTGDSLNGLSDSLNRMGTIEWMPTRHEEVAAFAAGAEAQLTGELAVCAGSCGPGNLHLINGLFDCHRNHVPVLAIAAHIPSSEIGSGYFQETHPQELFRECSHYCELVSTPEQIPQVMAIAMRKAILNRGVSVVVLPGDVALKAAPEGASTHWYPAPQPVVTPAEEELKKLAQLLRYSSNIALMCGSGCAGAHKELLEFAGKLKAPIVHALRGKEHVEYDNPYDVGMTGLIGFSSGFHTMMNADTLVLLGTQFPYRAFYPTDAKIIQIDINPGSIGSHSKVDMALIGDIKATLAALIPHLEEKTDRKFLDKALSDYRDARKGLDDLAKPSEKAIHPQYLAQQISHFAADDAIFTCDVGTPTVWAARYLKMNGKRRLIGSFNHGSMANAMPQALGAKATAPERQVVAMCGDGGFSMLMGDFLSVVQMKLPLKIVVFNNSVLGFVAMEMKAGGYLTDGTDLHDTNFAKIAEACGITGIRVEKAADVDEALQRAFSIDGPVLVDVVVAKEELAIPPQIKLEQAKGFSLYMLRAIISGRGDEVMELAKTNWLR; this comes from the coding sequence ATGAAACAGACCGTAGCGGCTTACGTCGCGAAAACGCTGGAACAAGCTGGAGTGAAACGCATCTGGGGCGTGACCGGCGATTCACTTAACGGACTCAGCGACAGCCTCAACCGAATGGGCACCATCGAATGGATGCCCACCCGCCATGAAGAAGTCGCGGCATTTGCCGCAGGCGCGGAAGCGCAACTGACAGGCGAGCTGGCGGTTTGCGCCGGATCGTGCGGGCCGGGTAATTTGCATTTGATAAACGGTTTGTTCGACTGCCATCGCAATCACGTTCCGGTGCTGGCCATTGCCGCACATATTCCGTCGAGCGAAATCGGGAGCGGCTATTTTCAGGAAACGCATCCGCAGGAGCTGTTCCGTGAATGTAGCCACTACTGCGAGCTGGTTTCCACGCCGGAGCAAATCCCGCAGGTGATGGCGATTGCGATGCGCAAAGCGATCCTCAATCGCGGCGTTTCGGTCGTGGTGTTACCTGGCGACGTGGCGTTGAAAGCCGCGCCAGAAGGGGCGAGCACGCACTGGTACCCCGCGCCGCAGCCGGTTGTCACGCCAGCGGAAGAGGAGCTCAAAAAACTGGCTCAGCTCTTACGCTACTCCAGCAACATTGCGCTCATGTGCGGCAGCGGCTGCGCGGGCGCGCATAAAGAACTGCTGGAATTTGCCGGAAAACTGAAAGCACCGATTGTTCACGCCCTGCGCGGCAAAGAACATGTGGAGTACGACAACCCTTACGACGTGGGGATGACCGGTCTGATCGGTTTCTCCAGCGGCTTCCACACGATGATGAACGCCGATACGCTGGTGCTGCTCGGCACGCAATTCCCCTATCGCGCGTTCTATCCAACTGACGCGAAAATCATCCAGATCGATATTAATCCCGGCAGTATTGGCTCACACAGCAAGGTCGATATGGCGCTGATTGGCGATATCAAAGCCACGCTCGCGGCCCTGATCCCACATCTGGAAGAGAAAACCGATCGCAAATTCCTCGACAAAGCGCTCAGCGATTATCGTGACGCGCGCAAAGGGCTGGACGACCTCGCGAAGCCGAGCGAAAAGGCAATTCATCCGCAGTATCTGGCGCAACAGATTAGCCACTTCGCCGCTGATGACGCCATCTTTACCTGCGACGTGGGCACCCCCACCGTCTGGGCAGCGCGTTATCTGAAAATGAACGGCAAGCGCCGACTGATCGGCTCCTTCAACCACGGTTCAATGGCCAACGCCATGCCGCAAGCGCTAGGCGCTAAAGCCACCGCGCCGGAGCGTCAGGTTGTCGCCATGTGCGGCGACGGCGGATTCAGCATGCTGATGGGCGATTTTTTGTCGGTCGTACAGATGAAGCTGCCGCTGAAAATCGTGGTGTTCAATAACAGCGTGCTGGGATTCGTGGCGATGGAGATGAAAGCCGGCGGCTATCTGACCGACGGCACGGATCTGCACGATACCAACTTTGCCAAAATCGCCGAAGCCTGCGGTATCACGGGTATCCGCGTGGAAAAAGCCGCAGACGTGGATGAAGCGCTGCAACGCGCGTTTTCCATCGACGGTCCGGTGCTGGTCGATGTCGTGGTAGCCAAAGAAGAGCTGGCGATCCCGCCGCAAATTAAACTGGAGCAGGCCAAAGGCTTTAGCCTGTATATGCTGCGCGCCATTATTAGCGGTCGCGGTGACGAAGTGATGGAGCTAGCAAAAACCAACTGGCTCAGGTAA
- a CDS encoding NAD-dependent epimerase/dehydratase yields the protein MKVLVTGATSGLGRNAVEFLRNKGISVRATGRNEAMGKLLQKMGAEFIHADLTELVSSQAKVMLAGIDTLWHCSSFTSPWGTQEAFDLANVRATRRLGEWSVAWGVRNFIHVSSPSLYFDYHHHRNIQEDFRPARFACEFARSKAASEEVIDLLAQSNPHTRFTVLRPQSLFGPHDKVFIPRLAQMMHHYGSVLLPRGGDALVDMTYFENAIHAMWLASQPECDNLISGRAYNITNGEPQSLRNIVQRLIDELNIHCRIRSVPYPMLDMIARSMERFGNKSAKEPALTHYGVSKLNFDFTLDTTRAENELGYKPIVTLDEGIVRTAAWLRDHGKLHR from the coding sequence ATGAAGGTACTGGTTACCGGCGCCACCAGCGGCTTAGGCCGAAATGCGGTCGAGTTTCTGCGCAATAAAGGCATCAGTGTCAGAGCCACCGGTCGCAACGAAGCGATGGGCAAACTCCTGCAAAAAATGGGGGCTGAATTCATCCATGCCGACCTGACGGAGCTGGTTTCTTCGCAGGCCAAAGTCATGCTCGCCGGAATCGATACGCTGTGGCACTGCTCCAGTTTCACCTCTCCCTGGGGAACGCAGGAAGCCTTTGACCTCGCGAACGTGCGCGCCACCCGCCGTCTCGGCGAATGGTCTGTCGCGTGGGGAGTGCGGAATTTCATTCATGTCTCCTCCCCGTCGCTCTATTTCGATTATCACCATCATCGTAATATCCAGGAAGATTTTCGCCCGGCGCGGTTCGCCTGCGAATTTGCGCGCAGTAAAGCCGCCAGCGAAGAGGTGATCGATCTGCTGGCGCAGTCAAACCCGCACACGCGGTTTACCGTTCTGCGTCCGCAAAGCCTGTTTGGGCCGCACGATAAAGTGTTTATCCCGCGTCTGGCTCAAATGATGCATCACTACGGCAGCGTGCTGTTGCCGCGCGGTGGCGATGCGCTGGTGGATATGACCTATTTTGAAAATGCGATTCATGCGATGTGGCTGGCGAGTCAGCCAGAGTGCGATAACCTTATTTCAGGTCGCGCGTACAACATCACCAACGGTGAGCCGCAAAGCCTGCGTAATATCGTACAGCGTCTGATCGACGAGCTGAATATTCACTGCCGTATTCGCTCGGTGCCCTACCCGATGCTGGACATGATCGCCCGCAGCATGGAGCGCTTTGGCAATAAATCCGCCAAAGAACCCGCGCTAACACACTATGGCGTATCGAAGCTCAATTTTGATTTTACGCTAGATACCACGCGTGCTGAAAACGAACTGGGATACAAGCCGATCGTCACGCTGGATGAAGGCATTGTACGCACGGCGGCGTGGCTGCGCGATCACGGTAAACTGCACCGCTAA